In Methanolobus chelungpuianus, a genomic segment contains:
- a CDS encoding 30S ribosomal protein S17, with amino-acid sequence MARDIGLDVPAPEKECNDVNCPFHGQLPVRGQVLVGTVVSNKMDRTVVIQRKHEMLIKKYQRYEKRQSKIHAHNPDCIDAKVGDIVTIAECRPLSKTKSYVVIKAEAQA; translated from the coding sequence ATGGCAAGAGATATAGGATTGGATGTCCCAGCCCCGGAAAAGGAGTGCAATGACGTCAATTGCCCCTTCCATGGGCAGCTCCCCGTCCGCGGACAGGTCCTTGTAGGAACTGTCGTCAGCAACAAGATGGACAGGACCGTGGTCATCCAGCGCAAGCACGAGATGCTTATCAAGAAATATCAAAGATACGAGAAAAGGCAATCCAAGATTCATGCACACAATCCTGACTGTATTGATGCAAAGGTAGGGGATATTGTGACGATCGCGGAGTGCAGGCCATTGAGTAAGACAAAGTCATATGTTGTCATCAAGGCGGAGGCACAGGCATGA
- a CDS encoding 30S ribosomal protein S14, whose product MVQTTKNFGRGAFECKRCGRKQGLVRKYGIYLCRHCFREIAHDMGFEKYT is encoded by the coding sequence ATGGTTCAGACCACTAAGAATTTCGGACGAGGCGCGTTCGAATGTAAGAGATGCGGCAGAAAGCAGGGTCTGGTAAGAAAATACGGTATTTACCTTTGCAGGCACTGCTTCCGCGAGATAGCCCACGATATGGGATTCGAGAAATATACGTGA
- a CDS encoding 50S ribosomal protein L14 gives MRGIRSTIPRALNKGARIECVDNTGARVVEIVAVKGYRGVKNRYPKAGIGDMCVVSVKKGTPEMRKQILLAVIVRQKQEYRRPDGLRVAFEDNAVVIVDKDGVPKGTDFKGPVAREAAERYPKIGTTASIVA, from the coding sequence ATGAGGGGTATAAGATCGACTATCCCGCGTGCTTTGAACAAAGGAGCACGTATCGAATGTGTGGACAACACCGGCGCACGTGTGGTCGAAATTGTGGCTGTCAAGGGATACAGAGGTGTCAAGAACAGATATCCAAAGGCAGGCATTGGAGACATGTGTGTCGTGTCCGTAAAGAAGGGCACACCAGAGATGCGTAAGCAGATCCTTCTTGCAGTCATAGTGCGCCAGAAGCAGGAATACCGCCGCCCCGATGGTCTCAGGGTTGCTTTTGAGGACAATGCCGTAGTTATCGTAGATAAGGACGGAGTGCCCAAGGGAACCGACTTCAAGGGTCCAGTAGCCAGGGAAGCAGCAGAAAGGTATCCGAAGATCGGAACCACCGCATCCATTGTAGCCTGA
- a CDS encoding 30S ribosomal protein S5, whose product MAYEYEEEWVPQTRLGILVQEGQITSMDEAIDSGLPIREPKIVDILLPELEDEVLDINMVQRMTDSGRRVKFRATVIVGNGNGFVGLGQGKDVQVGPAIRKAIDNAKINIVRVSRGCGSWECTCGREHTVPSEVKGKAGSVIVALKPAPRGLGLAAGDTARKVLEKAGVKDVWTRTEGTTRSTLNFAKATFNALQNTGVVKQPLCMDKEA is encoded by the coding sequence ATGGCATATGAATATGAAGAAGAATGGGTTCCGCAGACAAGGCTTGGAATACTCGTTCAAGAAGGGCAGATCACTTCCATGGACGAGGCTATCGACTCCGGCCTCCCTATAAGGGAGCCCAAGATCGTTGATATCCTGTTGCCTGAGCTCGAGGATGAAGTGCTCGACATCAACATGGTCCAGAGGATGACTGACTCCGGCCGCCGTGTCAAGTTCAGAGCAACCGTCATTGTCGGGAACGGCAACGGTTTTGTAGGCCTCGGACAGGGTAAGGATGTCCAGGTCGGTCCGGCTATCAGGAAGGCAATAGACAATGCAAAGATCAACATTGTCAGAGTAAGCCGTGGATGCGGTTCATGGGAATGCACCTGTGGCCGCGAACACACCGTACCTTCAGAGGTAAAGGGCAAGGCAGGCAGTGTCATTGTTGCACTCAAGCCAGCTCCCCGTGGTCTTGGACTTGCTGCCGGTGACACCGCAAGGAAAGTGCTTGAGAAAGCAGGTGTCAAGGATGTATGGACAAGGACAGAGGGTACTACCAGGTCTACCCTGAACTTCGCAAAGGCAACATTCAACGCGCTGCAGAACACAGGCGTTGTGAAGCAGCCGCTCTGCATGGACAAGGAGGCCTGA
- a CDS encoding 50S ribosomal protein L19e, producing MTDLTNQKRIASEVLGCGVHRVWLNPEAAGDIAVAITRADIREQIENGNIKAEPIKGVSRGRARARDAKRKYGHRKGQGKRKGKKGARTPSKEQWIKKIRALRQKLKEMRADGSLDKSTYCKVYRKAKGGEYRSVAHLMAHLESEKLIKREE from the coding sequence ATGACCGATCTTACAAACCAGAAGAGGATCGCATCAGAGGTCCTCGGCTGCGGAGTTCACAGGGTATGGCTTAACCCCGAAGCAGCAGGTGATATAGCTGTTGCCATTACAAGAGCTGATATTCGTGAGCAGATCGAGAATGGTAACATCAAGGCAGAACCTATCAAGGGTGTCAGCCGCGGCCGCGCAAGGGCAAGGGATGCCAAGCGCAAGTATGGGCACCGCAAGGGCCAGGGTAAGAGAAAAGGTAAGAAAGGTGCACGTACCCCGAGCAAAGAGCAGTGGATAAAGAAGATCCGCGCTCTGAGACAGAAGCTCAAAGAGATGCGTGCAGACGGCTCACTGGATAAATCCACATACTGCAAGGTATACCGCAAGGCAAAAGGTGGAGAGTACCGCAGTGTTGCTCACCTGATGGCACACCTGGAGTCCGAGAAGCTTATAAAGCGCGAGGAATGA
- a CDS encoding 50S ribosomal protein L32e codes for MDVKSKRLFKVRKVQKGKKPHFVRADSHKFKRLDSNWRCPRGLRGKKRRHYKAKGALVEAGYGSPLAVKGLHPSGYSEILVCTAADLAGLDASSQAIRIAAQVGARKKSIIEAKAQELGLKVLNPSRGE; via the coding sequence ATGGATGTAAAAAGCAAACGCCTTTTCAAGGTAAGAAAAGTCCAGAAGGGTAAAAAGCCCCATTTCGTGAGGGCAGACTCTCATAAGTTCAAGCGTCTGGATTCCAACTGGAGGTGCCCGAGAGGTCTCCGTGGTAAAAAGCGCAGACACTACAAGGCAAAGGGTGCCCTCGTAGAAGCAGGCTATGGAAGCCCGCTCGCTGTCAAGGGACTCCACCCCTCAGGATACTCTGAGATCCTTGTATGCACAGCTGCCGATCTGGCAGGTCTGGATGCATCCTCCCAGGCGATAAGGATCGCCGCACAGGTCGGTGCAAGAAAGAAATCGATCATTGAGGCAAAAGCCCAGGAACTTGGTCTGAAGGTCCTGAACCCAAGCAGAGGTGAATAA
- a CDS encoding 30S ribosomal protein S4e: protein MGKHQKRISVPNSWQISKKSNKWITATRPGPHNKQQSIPLAVVLRDMLGVVDNRAEAKRVLSEGKVLVDGIVRKDLRFPVGLLDVISIPVENVTYRVLLDAKGRLGLHKINEATDNKLCRINGKTVLKGGVIQLNLNDGSNIIGSNDYNTKDSIIISLPDKKVLKHIRYEAGNLAMIVGGKHTGSIGTIKEINTVRSSRHNTVSIAGDYDFETIEDYVVVIGEKEPAIKLGGEVVE, encoded by the coding sequence GTGGGCAAACATCAAAAGAGAATATCTGTTCCAAACAGCTGGCAGATATCTAAGAAATCCAATAAGTGGATCACTGCCACAAGGCCAGGTCCACACAACAAGCAGCAAAGTATCCCTCTCGCTGTAGTCCTGAGGGACATGCTGGGCGTCGTTGATAATCGTGCTGAGGCAAAGCGTGTGCTCTCAGAAGGTAAGGTACTTGTTGACGGAATAGTTCGCAAGGATCTGCGTTTCCCGGTAGGCTTACTGGATGTAATAAGCATCCCAGTGGAGAACGTAACATACCGCGTGCTGCTGGACGCTAAGGGAAGGCTTGGTCTTCACAAGATCAATGAAGCTACCGACAACAAGCTTTGCAGGATCAATGGAAAGACTGTACTTAAGGGCGGAGTGATACAGCTCAACCTCAATGACGGTTCCAATATCATCGGTTCCAATGACTACAACACAAAGGATTCTATCATCATCTCACTGCCTGACAAGAAAGTGCTCAAGCACATCAGGTACGAGGCAGGTAACCTTGCGATGATCGTTGGTGGAAAGCACACCGGTTCAATTGGTACTATCAAGGAGATCAACACGGTCCGCAGTTCCAGGCACAACACGGTATCCATCGCCGGAGATTACGACTTTGAGACCATCGAGGACTATGTCGTTGTCATCGGAGAAAAGGAGCCTGCTATCAAGCTGGGTGGTGAAGTAGTTGAGTAA
- a CDS encoding 50S ribosomal protein L5, with protein MKAPVVEKVVVHMGVGESGQHLVDAEGILAEITGQKVIRTYSKRTLPAFSIKKNEPIGCKVTLRGENAEKFLTTALEIVEGKLRLTQFDKNGNVAFGIEEHTDFPGMRYDPNIGIFGMDINVVVKRPGYRIAKRKIAKSKVPTSHRITKDDTVAFFKERYSVEVI; from the coding sequence ATGAAAGCACCTGTTGTTGAGAAGGTCGTTGTTCACATGGGTGTTGGAGAAAGCGGTCAGCACCTTGTGGACGCCGAAGGGATACTTGCGGAGATCACCGGACAGAAGGTCATCAGGACATACTCCAAGAGGACCCTGCCAGCCTTCAGTATCAAGAAGAACGAACCCATAGGATGCAAGGTCACCCTCAGGGGCGAGAATGCTGAGAAATTCCTCACCACGGCACTTGAGATAGTCGAGGGAAAACTTCGTCTGACCCAGTTCGACAAGAATGGGAACGTTGCTTTCGGTATAGAGGAACACACCGATTTCCCGGGTATGAGATATGATCCTAACATTGGTATCTTTGGTATGGACATCAATGTGGTCGTCAAGCGTCCGGGTTACAGGATCGCCAAAAGAAAGATCGCAAAAAGTAAGGTCCCTACATCCCACAGGATAACCAAGGATGACACGGTCGCCTTCTTTAAAGAGAGATACTCCGTGGAGGTCATTTAA
- a CDS encoding 50S ribosomal protein L30 — translation MYALVRVRGNVNVRGSIEDTLKMLRLHRVNHCVLLSDSPQNVGMIQKVKDYVAYGVIDADTLAEILNNRGMLQGGERLTNEYLAANTKFASIEAFAQAVCEGSATLKDVPNLKPVFRLHPPRKGHAGIKRTVQQGGVLGNHGEDINQLLKKMR, via the coding sequence ATGTACGCTTTAGTAAGAGTACGTGGTAATGTCAACGTAAGGGGATCCATTGAGGATACCCTTAAGATGCTTCGCCTGCACAGGGTAAACCACTGTGTGCTCCTCAGCGACAGCCCGCAGAACGTGGGTATGATCCAGAAGGTCAAGGACTACGTGGCCTATGGTGTAATTGATGCGGACACACTGGCAGAGATACTTAACAACCGTGGCATGCTCCAGGGTGGCGAAAGGCTCACCAACGAGTATCTGGCAGCAAATACCAAGTTCGCTTCCATTGAAGCCTTTGCACAGGCAGTATGTGAAGGCAGCGCAACCCTCAAGGATGTCCCCAACCTCAAGCCGGTCTTCAGGCTTCACCCCCCGAGGAAAGGCCATGCAGGCATCAAGAGGACAGTACAGCAGGGCGGTGTCCTTGGTAACCATGGTGAGGATATCAACCAGCTGTTGAAGAAGATGAGGTGA
- a CDS encoding uL15m family ribosomal protein translates to MVKGNTKKFRGSRTCGGGTGKNRRGAGNRGGRGKCGGNAHHQTRAIQRGYNLGLAKGFVRPFKTLHDASIVNVGELDELADQLVEDGFAELRDGVYHIDLEDLDIEKVLGTGRVSKKLAITACEFSATAKAKIESAGGSCTEPEE, encoded by the coding sequence ATGGTAAAAGGTAACACTAAAAAGTTCAGGGGATCACGCACATGCGGTGGAGGAACCGGTAAGAACAGGCGTGGTGCCGGTAACCGTGGTGGAAGAGGTAAGTGTGGTGGGAATGCCCATCATCAGACCCGTGCAATCCAGCGGGGCTACAACCTTGGTCTGGCAAAGGGATTTGTTCGTCCCTTCAAGACTCTCCATGATGCCTCCATCGTCAATGTAGGCGAACTGGACGAGCTGGCAGACCAGCTTGTGGAAGATGGCTTTGCCGAACTCCGGGACGGGGTCTACCACATAGATCTTGAAGACCTTGATATTGAGAAGGTGCTTGGTACAGGCCGTGTCTCTAAGAAACTGGCCATTACTGCATGCGAATTCTCAGCCACTGCAAAGGCCAAGATCGAGAGTGCAGGCGGTTCCTGCACAGAACCTGAAGAGTAA
- a CDS encoding 50S ribosomal protein L6 yields the protein MAKEIRTTVPIPSGVTVTLKGNLMSVTGPKGSNQRQFWYPGIKIEIADSKVIIDTEVTKKTQRAMVGTFASHIENLITGVTEGFEYRMKIVYSHFPMQVKVEGKKLTIGNFLGEKKPRSAKILGETKIKTSADEVLVTGINKEDVGQTAANIEQATKIKGFDPRTFQDGIYIVEKTA from the coding sequence ATGGCAAAAGAGATCAGAACAACAGTTCCCATTCCCAGTGGTGTGACAGTCACACTCAAGGGGAACCTCATGTCAGTAACAGGTCCGAAGGGCTCCAACCAGAGGCAGTTCTGGTACCCCGGTATTAAGATAGAGATCGCTGATTCAAAGGTGATCATTGATACCGAGGTAACAAAGAAGACCCAGAGAGCAATGGTAGGTACCTTTGCATCACACATCGAGAATCTCATTACCGGTGTGACAGAAGGCTTTGAGTACCGCATGAAGATAGTCTACTCTCACTTCCCTATGCAGGTGAAGGTAGAAGGTAAGAAGCTCACCATAGGTAACTTCCTCGGTGAGAAGAAGCCCAGGTCCGCAAAGATCCTTGGTGAGACCAAGATAAAGACAAGCGCTGACGAGGTCCTTGTTACAGGTATCAACAAGGAGGATGTTGGCCAGACAGCAGCTAACATCGAACAGGCAACCAAGATCAAGGGATTCGACCCGCGTACATTCCAGGATGGAATATACATAGTGGAGAAGACAGCGTAG
- the rnp1 gene encoding ribonuclease P protein component 1, translating into MEITASKLIFHELIGLGVEVVDATNPALIGISGRVVDETKNMLIVLTKAGSEIMVPKAVTTFVFRIPARLSGKHAERHVKIDGNLLVSQPENRTKNIRKIRMR; encoded by the coding sequence GTGGAAATCACTGCTTCAAAACTGATATTCCATGAACTGATCGGATTAGGTGTTGAAGTAGTGGATGCCACAAACCCTGCGCTGATAGGTATCAGCGGAAGAGTGGTTGACGAAACGAAGAACATGCTCATTGTTCTGACAAAGGCTGGCAGCGAAATAATGGTTCCGAAGGCTGTCACGACCTTTGTGTTTCGGATACCTGCCCGCTTATCGGGCAAACATGCTGAGAGGCATGTAAAAATAGACGGGAACCTTCTGGTCTCACAACCTGAGAACAGGACAAAGAACATAAGAAAAATACGCATGAGGTAA
- a CDS encoding 50S ribosomal protein L18: protein MATGPRYKLAFRRRREGRTDYHLRLRLLLSKEDRVVVRKSSKHMQVQLVAPTPEGDVTLSSAISTELKKYGYDASTGNTTAAYLTGLLFGYRAQANGYEYGILDLGLQVASPGSRVYATLKGIVDAGFEIPHDPSILPSDERIRGEHVAEYMEGSNLPELFDAVKEKISADFN from the coding sequence ATGGCAACAGGACCCAGATATAAACTCGCTTTCAGGAGGCGAAGAGAAGGGCGCACTGATTACCACCTGAGACTCAGGTTACTCCTCTCAAAGGAGGACCGTGTGGTCGTGCGCAAGAGCTCAAAGCACATGCAGGTCCAGCTTGTTGCTCCTACCCCTGAAGGGGATGTAACCCTTTCATCTGCAATATCGACAGAACTGAAGAAGTACGGATACGACGCATCCACAGGCAACACAACGGCTGCGTACCTTACAGGTCTTCTGTTCGGTTACAGGGCACAGGCCAACGGATACGAATATGGTATCCTTGACCTTGGACTGCAGGTCGCATCACCCGGATCAAGGGTATATGCAACCCTGAAAGGCATCGTGGACGCCGGATTTGAGATCCCTCATGATCCGTCCATCCTGCCTTCAGATGAGAGGATAAGAGGAGAACACGTAGCAGAGTATATGGAAGGATCAAATCTGCCGGAACTGTTCGACGCAGTTAAGGAAAAGATCTCTGCTGACTTCAATTAG
- a CDS encoding 50S ribosomal protein L22, with translation MARIGYTVDLEPKTSSRAMGSELHISPKKSREIGHAIKGMRTDVAQRYLEGVVELKQAVPFKRFHDGTGHRKGPMATGRYPVKAAEAFLKILENAKSNAEYKGLDASKMYIAHVATKQGRVIHGMMARARGRGSPKNTDTVNIEIILNEVR, from the coding sequence ATGGCAAGAATTGGATACACAGTGGACCTGGAACCGAAAACATCCTCCAGGGCAATGGGTTCGGAGCTTCACATATCACCTAAGAAATCCCGTGAGATCGGACATGCCATCAAGGGAATGCGCACCGATGTGGCACAGAGGTATCTCGAAGGAGTAGTAGAGCTCAAGCAGGCAGTTCCGTTCAAGAGATTCCACGACGGCACAGGCCACAGGAAAGGTCCGATGGCAACAGGCAGATACCCTGTAAAGGCCGCCGAGGCTTTCCTGAAGATCCTGGAAAACGCAAAGAGCAATGCCGAGTACAAGGGACTGGATGCAAGCAAGATGTATATCGCACACGTTGCCACAAAGCAGGGTCGTGTGATACACGGTATGATGGCCAGGGCCCGTGGACGTGGAAGTCCCAAGAACACGGACACAGTAAACATCGAGATTATCTTAAATGAGGTGCGGTAA
- a CDS encoding 30S ribosomal protein S8 — protein sequence MVLLDPLADALSTIKNAEAIGKSSCTIQPASKLIGTVLKVMQSRGYVGEFEFIEDGKAGIYKVQLVGRINKCGAIKPRYSVGAADFEKWEKQYLPAKNFGTLILTTSMGVISQYEARENNVGGQLLAYVY from the coding sequence ATGGTATTATTAGATCCACTCGCAGATGCATTATCCACAATAAAGAATGCAGAGGCTATAGGTAAGAGCTCCTGTACAATTCAGCCGGCTTCAAAGCTCATTGGAACCGTCCTGAAGGTCATGCAGTCCCGTGGATATGTTGGCGAGTTCGAGTTTATTGAAGATGGTAAGGCAGGAATCTACAAGGTGCAGCTTGTTGGAAGGATCAACAAGTGTGGTGCAATCAAGCCACGCTACTCTGTCGGCGCTGCAGACTTTGAAAAATGGGAGAAGCAGTATCTTCCTGCAAAGAACTTCGGTACCCTGATATTGACAACCTCCATGGGTGTAATATCACAGTACGAAGCCCGTGAGAACAACGTAGGCGGACAGCTTCTGGCTTATGTGTACTGA
- a CDS encoding 30S ribosomal protein S19, with protein MAKKASSKLPKRKGEYTYRGKTVEELRSLSLEEFAELLPARERRTIRRGFTEGRKNVMQQLRDGKDSIRTHHRDIIIFPEMVGKQIEVYNGKTFVEVEVQPEMIGHRFGEFAPTRPKVTHGSAGVGATRSSKFVPLK; from the coding sequence ATGGCAAAGAAAGCATCATCAAAATTACCAAAACGAAAGGGTGAATATACATACCGTGGCAAGACGGTTGAGGAACTTCGCTCCCTGAGCCTTGAGGAATTTGCGGAGCTGCTGCCGGCACGTGAGCGCCGCACCATCCGCAGGGGATTCACTGAAGGCAGGAAGAATGTCATGCAGCAACTCAGGGACGGTAAGGACAGCATACGCACCCATCACAGGGATATCATAATATTCCCTGAGATGGTAGGCAAGCAGATAGAAGTGTACAACGGTAAGACATTTGTGGAAGTCGAAGTACAGCCTGAAATGATCGGCCACAGGTTCGGAGAGTTTGCACCAACACGTCCGAAGGTCACCCACGGAAGTGCAGGTGTCGGAGCAACCCGTTCAAGCAAGTTCGTTCCGCTGAAATAA
- a CDS encoding 30S ribosomal protein S3 has product MAIEKKFVQEGYVKASMDEYFAKQLNKAGYGGMELNRTPMGTQITIYAEKPGMVIGKAGKVIRKLTRDIDRMYDIDNPQIDAQEVKRPELNAQMMATRLASSIERGWYFRKAGHNTMRAIMNAGALGCEIVISGKLTGARSRVEKIVDGYIKHAGKPVDDIVDEGFAVAIKKLGTLGCKVRIIPPGAVLPDSFHLKDIAEEPKAEAAVVSKDAKAGVKKLVEAEAKGEVADEEEIAEALESEKSESLGPVETEADAVVSDVTEDASTTPDEGPAPLEDVVNEQRRLTDGVWQHKHDGYDYWHPIARVHKEEK; this is encoded by the coding sequence ATGGCAATAGAGAAGAAATTCGTCCAGGAGGGATATGTTAAGGCCTCCATGGATGAATATTTCGCAAAACAGCTCAACAAGGCTGGTTACGGAGGTATGGAGCTCAACCGTACCCCTATGGGTACCCAGATCACCATCTACGCCGAAAAGCCTGGTATGGTTATCGGCAAGGCTGGTAAGGTCATCCGTAAGCTTACCCGTGATATTGACAGAATGTATGACATCGACAACCCGCAGATCGATGCACAGGAAGTCAAGAGGCCTGAACTCAATGCTCAGATGATGGCAACACGCCTTGCTTCCTCTATTGAGAGAGGCTGGTATTTCAGGAAGGCGGGCCACAACACCATGAGAGCTATCATGAACGCCGGTGCACTGGGCTGTGAGATCGTGATCTCAGGTAAGCTCACCGGCGCAAGGTCCAGGGTCGAGAAGATCGTTGATGGTTACATCAAGCACGCCGGGAAGCCTGTTGACGATATCGTTGACGAAGGTTTTGCGGTGGCTATCAAGAAGCTCGGAACCCTTGGATGCAAAGTAAGGATTATCCCTCCGGGAGCAGTATTGCCTGACTCCTTCCACCTCAAGGACATCGCAGAAGAACCAAAGGCTGAAGCAGCAGTCGTCAGCAAGGATGCAAAGGCTGGCGTAAAGAAGCTTGTTGAAGCTGAGGCAAAGGGCGAGGTCGCAGATGAGGAAGAGATCGCAGAAGCTCTTGAGAGTGAAAAATCAGAATCCCTGGGTCCGGTTGAAACAGAAGCGGATGCAGTGGTCTCTGATGTTACTGAAGACGCAAGCACCACTCCCGATGAAGGGCCGGCACCACTGGAAGACGTTGTCAATGAACAGCGCAGGCTTACAGATGGTGTATGGCAACACAAGCATGACGGCTATGATTACTGGCATCCCATTGCGCGTGTCCATAAGGAGGAGAAGTAA
- the rplX gene encoding 50S ribosomal protein L24, producing the protein MVSNQPRKQRKARYNAPLHIRQKYMGAALSKELREKYGCRSANVIVGDTVKVMRGDHAGTTGKVEAVSLKHGTIVIEGVSVSKADGTEVPRPVYPSNVMITTLEMKDERREAVIRK; encoded by the coding sequence ATGGTATCAAATCAACCAAGGAAGCAGAGAAAGGCAAGATACAACGCTCCTCTGCATATCAGACAGAAATACATGGGTGCTGCACTTTCAAAGGAACTGCGCGAGAAGTACGGTTGCAGATCTGCAAACGTAATCGTCGGTGACACCGTAAAGGTCATGCGTGGAGACCACGCCGGCACTACGGGCAAGGTGGAAGCAGTCTCCCTGAAGCACGGTACTATCGTGATCGAAGGGGTCAGTGTGTCCAAGGCGGACGGCACTGAGGTTCCAAGACCTGTCTATCCATCCAATGTGATGATCACAACCCTGGAAATGAAGGATGAACGCAGGGAAGCAGTAATTAGGAAGTAG
- the rpmC gene encoding 50S ribosomal protein L29: MAILRLNEIRDMSPQERMDELDKMRDELVRERALSSAGGAPDNPGRIGELRRTIARVKTIQKEMKEI; this comes from the coding sequence ATGGCGATTCTTCGATTGAATGAGATCAGGGATATGTCTCCCCAGGAAAGGATGGACGAACTTGACAAGATGAGGGACGAGCTTGTGCGCGAGCGTGCTCTCTCATCAGCAGGCGGCGCTCCTGACAACCCCGGCAGGATCGGGGAACTCAGGAGGACCATTGCCAGGGTCAAGACCATCCAGAAGGAAATGAAGGAGATATGA